A region from the Lycium barbarum isolate Lr01 chromosome 8, ASM1917538v2, whole genome shotgun sequence genome encodes:
- the LOC132605107 gene encoding flowering-promoting factor 1, producing the protein MSGVWVFKNGVFRLVENGSGDQAQRRRKVLVHLPSGQVVSSYCSLERILNGLGWERYYGGDTELYQFHKHSSIDLISLPKDFAKFNSIHMYDIVVKNPNVFHVRDV; encoded by the coding sequence ATGTCTGGAGTTTGGGTATTCAAGAATGGGGTTTTCCGCTTGGTAGAAAATGGATCAGGTGATCAAGCTCAAAGAAGAAGGAAGGTTTTGGTACACTTACCAAGTGGGCAAGTGGTGTCATCCTATTGTTCTCTTGAAAGAATTCTCAATGGTTTGGGATGGGAAAGGTACTATGGAGGTGACACTGAACTTTACCAATTCCACAAACATTCTTCCATCGACTTGATTTCACTTCCTAAGGATTTCGCCAAGTTCAACTCCATTCACATGTACGATATCGTCGTTAAAAACCCTAATGTTTTCCATGTCAGAGATGTTTAA